The Deferribacter desulfuricans SSM1 genome contains a region encoding:
- the tnpA gene encoding IS200/IS605 family transposase, with protein sequence MEKSSKIRTGRHCVFLLHVHLVFVTKYRKSVFQKKHLETLKEIFAKVCQDFEAELIELNGESDHVHLLVNYPPKVAVSKLVNSLKGVSSRKLKQIHPELRQYYWKNALWSPSYFAGSCGGAPLEVIKQYIETQKTPTTSPT encoded by the coding sequence ATGGAAAAGTCAAGTAAAATTAGAACTGGTAGGCATTGTGTTTTTCTTCTGCATGTGCATTTGGTCTTTGTAACTAAATACAGAAAGAGCGTATTTCAAAAGAAACACTTAGAAACCTTAAAGGAAATCTTCGCCAAAGTCTGTCAAGATTTTGAGGCAGAACTGATAGAATTAAATGGAGAAAGCGACCATGTCCATTTGCTTGTAAACTATCCGCCAAAGGTGGCAGTCTCAAAACTGGTAAATTCGCTAAAAGGTGTTTCTTCCAGAAAGCTAAAACAAATCCATCCTGAATTAAGGCAGTATTACTGGAAAAACGCTTTATGGTCTCCAAGCTATTTTGCAGGTTCCTGTGGTGGAGCTCCGCTTGAGGTTATCAAACAATATATTGAAACCCAGAAGACACCCACTACATCACCTACCTAA
- a CDS encoding RNA-guided endonuclease InsQ/TnpB family protein, whose amino-acid sequence MITCQAFKFKLKTNEELENKFAQFAGSCRFVWNKAIALIKQKLDIKKVDKIINIHLPQYYKNTATIPTYNEMAGMLKLWKQSEEYAFLKEAHSQILQQTLKDLYKAIDSAFTKGNGISFPDFRKKGKSPDSFRYPQGFKINNNRIFLPKIGWVRFYKSRNIVGKPKNVTVKRYADGWYISVVTEKDTSIKENLSNPVGIDVGVKKIITLSNGCYFEPLDLSKYEKKLIKLQRQLSRKQHPTKKGDKTPFSNNYKKHQRKIAKMWLKIANVRNDYLHKITTAIAKKHGFVAVENLKVKNLTKSAKGTKDSPGRNVKAKSGLNRSILSRAWGRFFELLEYKLQRNGGKLVRVDAKNTSITCPLCDYTNKENRKNQAVFVCKKCGFTSNADLVGAINVLMRAMRKENLITLPQGLREVTPVEYAREYTLKQEPAGNREGLPLPSIA is encoded by the coding sequence ATGATTACATGTCAAGCCTTTAAATTTAAACTCAAGACCAATGAAGAGTTAGAAAACAAGTTCGCCCAATTTGCCGGCTCTTGTAGGTTTGTATGGAATAAAGCTATTGCTTTAATAAAACAAAAGCTTGATATAAAAAAGGTAGATAAAATCATCAATATCCACTTGCCACAATATTACAAAAATACTGCTACTATACCTACCTATAACGAAATGGCGGGAATGCTTAAATTATGGAAACAATCCGAAGAATACGCTTTCTTAAAAGAAGCACATTCTCAAATTCTACAACAAACCTTAAAGGATTTATACAAAGCCATAGACAGTGCTTTTACCAAAGGCAATGGTATATCTTTTCCAGACTTCAGGAAGAAAGGTAAATCGCCAGACAGCTTTAGATATCCTCAAGGCTTTAAGATAAATAACAATAGAATATTTTTACCTAAAATAGGATGGGTTAGGTTTTATAAATCAAGAAACATAGTTGGCAAACCAAAGAATGTAACAGTTAAAAGATACGCCGATGGCTGGTATATAAGCGTAGTTACCGAAAAAGACACATCAATTAAAGAAAATCTATCCAACCCCGTGGGTATAGATGTAGGTGTAAAAAAGATAATCACACTATCCAACGGTTGTTACTTCGAGCCTCTTGATTTAAGTAAATATGAGAAAAAACTAATCAAACTCCAAAGGCAACTCTCGAGAAAACAACACCCTACCAAAAAAGGAGATAAGACACCGTTTTCTAATAATTACAAAAAACACCAAAGAAAAATAGCAAAGATGTGGCTTAAGATAGCAAATGTGAGAAACGATTACCTACATAAAATAACAACAGCCATAGCCAAAAAACACGGCTTTGTGGCTGTAGAGAATTTAAAGGTTAAGAACCTAACCAAATCTGCAAAAGGCACAAAAGACAGCCCCGGACGTAATGTAAAAGCTAAATCAGGCTTAAACAGAAGCATTCTTTCTCGAGCGTGGGGTAGGTTCTTTGAACTGCTTGAGTATAAACTCCAGAGAAATGGGGGGAAACTGGTTAGAGTTGACGCTAAAAACACCTCTATAACCTGTCCTCTATGTGATTACACTAATAAGGAAAACCGCAAAAACCAAGCGGTATTTGTATGCAAAAAGTGTGGTTTTACGTCTAATGCTGATTTGGTAGGTGCGATAAATGTTTTAATGAGAGCGATGAGGAAGGAAAACCTTATAACCCTACCGCAGGGCTTGCGGGAAGTCACGCCTGTGGAGTATGCCAGAGAGTATACGCTGAAGCAGGAACCAGCGGGAAACCGTGAGGGATTACCGCTTCCATCGATAGCGTAG
- a CDS encoding type IV pilus twitching motility protein PilT yields the protein MLIQQQKSNLIKQQIVNLLNQKPSITDFILSENSLHIVENNNVIPIQQNIDQNIKECLIDFFLELANNYISSYEHEIKSEIKLKNYLKRISSLNFSFGLDNYRFRGNLFVASNIIHCVLRIISSDIKSFEELGFNRTQMISLLNSKSHGLILISGVTGSGKSTTAASILDYYNKTRKYHIITIEDPVEYKLVEKQSKITQREVGSDTVNFKQALKDSLRQKPHVLFIGEVRDLEVAEILLHATLTGHLVITTIHASSVIQSINRFIGLFPASQEEVIKRTFAHVLLGCINQRLEYVPTSNKMQLKYEMLIVDDTARVIIQQDKRMYGQLKDVMRRQGSPILEY from the coding sequence ATGTTAATCCAACAGCAAAAAAGCAATTTAATAAAGCAACAAATTGTTAATTTATTAAATCAGAAACCTAGTATTACAGATTTTATATTATCAGAAAATTCATTACATATTGTCGAAAACAACAATGTTATACCTATTCAACAGAATATAGACCAAAATATTAAGGAATGTTTAATAGATTTTTTCTTGGAATTAGCAAATAATTATATTAGTTCTTATGAGCATGAAATAAAATCAGAAATAAAATTAAAAAATTACCTTAAAAGAATTAGTTCTTTAAATTTTTCTTTTGGGTTGGACAATTATAGATTCAGAGGAAATTTATTTGTTGCAAGCAATATAATACATTGTGTATTACGTATTATATCAAGTGATATTAAATCATTTGAAGAATTGGGTTTTAATCGTACTCAAATGATTAGTTTGTTAAATTCAAAATCGCATGGTTTAATATTAATATCAGGTGTAACAGGTAGTGGTAAATCTACTACTGCAGCAAGTATATTAGACTATTATAACAAGACACGAAAGTATCATATAATTACCATTGAGGATCCTGTAGAATATAAGCTTGTAGAAAAACAATCTAAAATTACGCAACGTGAAGTTGGAAGTGATACAGTTAATTTTAAACAAGCATTAAAGGATAGTTTGAGACAGAAACCACATGTATTATTTATTGGTGAGGTACGTGATTTAGAAGTAGCTGAAATACTCTTACATGCAACATTAACAGGACATTTAGTAATTACTACAATACATGCTTCATCGGTTATACAGTCTATTAACCGTTTTATAGGTTTATTCCCTGCAAGTCAGGAAGAAGTTATTAAAAGGACTTTTGCTCATGTGTTATTAGGTTGTATTAATCAACGTTTAGAATATGTTCCTACAAGCAATAAGATGCAGTTAAAATATGAAATGCTTATAGTAGATGATACTGCTCGTGTAATTATTCAGCAGGATAAAAGGATGTATGGTCAACTAAAAGATGTTATGAGAAGGCAAGGGAGCCCTATATTAGAATATTAA
- the dut gene encoding dUTP diphosphatase: MNYQKVTECPVYNVRIKKIHPDAQIPQYATNGSSGFDFYTVEEIVIQPKETKLIKTGLQIALPIGYELQIRPRSGLSLKTPLRVANTPGTVDADYRGEICILVWNTEDKPITIEKGTRIAQGVICKIEQVNFIETDELDDTDRGDGGFGSTGVK, translated from the coding sequence ATAAATTATCAAAAAGTTACTGAATGTCCTGTTTATAATGTTAGGATAAAAAAAATACATCCAGATGCGCAAATTCCACAATATGCAACAAATGGTTCTAGCGGTTTTGATTTTTATACAGTAGAAGAAATTGTAATCCAACCAAAAGAAACTAAACTTATAAAAACAGGGTTACAAATAGCTTTACCTATTGGCTATGAACTGCAAATACGCCCTCGTTCCGGTTTATCACTTAAAACTCCACTTAGAGTTGCTAACACACCGGGAACAGTAGATGCAGACTATAGAGGAGAAATCTGTATTTTAGTATGGAATACAGAAGATAAACCTATCACTATTGAAAAAGGCACTCGTATTGCACAAGGAGTTATTTGTAAAATAGAACAAGTTAATTTCATTGAAACTGATGAATTGGATGATACAGATAGAGGAGATGGTGGTTTTGGTAGTACAGGTGTTAAATAA
- a CDS encoding DsbA family protein, giving the protein MKKNILKIINFVMLLLFVLTSISMASGNSYSNTISQKLKKIIESKDNNIEVTVEKSIPSKEIAGFAYVLLKIHPKGNKELSQELFVLSNGKYIIPALIDIDKDLNMLDLVKIDINKIQFNPDKNKLELGNADAKVKIVMFSDFECPFCRQAFPFIKNLAQKYNKQVAVYHYNFPLNFHKHARNLAIVYEAGKELGLNLADVLYSMKLDNIKSIDDILNNLKDKIPAPKYGKLKDLVKKSNKYNKIIESDMKVGSDLGVKGTPFFIINGSIISGFNPNLIKIAVDKYVKSK; this is encoded by the coding sequence ATGAAAAAAAACATATTAAAGATTATTAATTTTGTCATGTTATTATTATTTGTTTTAACGTCGATTAGTATGGCATCAGGCAATAGTTATAGTAATACAATAAGTCAAAAATTAAAAAAAATTATAGAGAGTAAAGACAACAATATAGAAGTTACAGTAGAAAAGAGTATTCCATCTAAAGAAATAGCTGGTTTTGCTTATGTATTATTAAAAATACATCCAAAGGGTAATAAAGAACTTTCACAGGAGCTTTTTGTTCTTAGTAACGGTAAATATATTATTCCAGCTTTAATTGATATTGATAAAGATTTAAATATGTTGGATTTAGTGAAAATTGATATAAATAAAATTCAATTTAATCCTGATAAAAACAAGTTGGAGTTAGGTAATGCGGATGCAAAAGTAAAAATTGTTATGTTTAGTGATTTCGAATGCCCATTTTGTAGACAGGCATTTCCTTTTATTAAAAATTTAGCGCAAAAATATAATAAACAGGTTGCTGTTTATCATTATAATTTTCCACTTAATTTTCATAAACATGCGAGAAATTTAGCAATAGTATATGAAGCAGGTAAGGAGTTAGGATTAAATTTAGCTGATGTACTATACTCTATGAAATTAGATAATATTAAATCTATAGATGATATATTAAATAATTTAAAAGATAAAATTCCAGCACCTAAATATGGTAAATTAAAAGATTTAGTTAAAAAATCTAATAAATATAATAAAATAATTGAAAGTGATATGAAAGTAGGAAGTGATTTAGGTGTAAAGGGAACTCCATTTTTTATAATAAATGGTTCTATTATTAGTGGTTTTAATCCTAATTTAATAAAAATAGCAGTTGATAAGTATGTTAAAAGTAAATAA
- a CDS encoding PhoH family protein, producing the protein MQAKLYVLDTNILLYDPDSLNGFEEHVVCIPSVVLEELDKFKKDNNIRGLNARKVIRKLDTWINKEHYNIIIKNTNFDIHIISTRNDLNSIVFIINFITKTKEGAKTLLLDENKNDDKIIIDVQNIEKYKEKIFNVLSDKYNFDLKIKNMIFVSKDLHLRIKAKLFDILTEDYRKHKLVKLPSFNGLYLTVPSEIINQIYSKGEYFFEETHGKYIFENNYTGYSLKKFLEETGFSSNYENIDADTTINYNDYFLIRSNENEKHSVLVRFVGDKLLKVENINEVFGIYPKNHKQKFFIDALLNDTIDVVFGIGVAGSGKTLLSIAAGLYLTLEQKKYNKIIVTRPVIPFGRDIGFLPGSAEEKVHPYMLPIFDNIDFIFKDEEKVNVTSKDYLMQSDLISIMPLPFIRGRSFNNSFIIVDEAQNLTPLEVKTILTRVGENSKIVLTGDIFQIDVPYIDERDNGLIVAAESFRENNIKNSAVIFFDHCERSIVADIASQIL; encoded by the coding sequence ATGCAAGCAAAATTATATGTATTGGATACTAACATATTGCTTTATGATCCAGACTCTTTAAACGGTTTTGAAGAGCATGTAGTTTGTATACCTTCTGTAGTATTAGAAGAATTAGATAAATTTAAGAAAGACAATAATATTAGAGGTTTAAATGCAAGAAAAGTAATTCGTAAACTAGATACATGGATAAATAAAGAACATTATAATATTATTATTAAAAATACTAATTTTGATATACATATTATTTCGACAAGAAATGATCTAAATTCCATAGTTTTTATAATTAATTTTATTACTAAAACTAAAGAGGGTGCAAAAACTTTATTGTTAGATGAAAATAAAAACGATGATAAAATTATAATAGATGTACAAAATATAGAAAAGTATAAAGAAAAAATATTTAATGTATTATCGGACAAATATAATTTTGATTTAAAAATTAAAAATATGATTTTTGTATCTAAAGATTTACATTTACGTATTAAAGCTAAGTTATTTGATATACTAACAGAAGATTATAGAAAACATAAACTTGTGAAATTACCTAGTTTTAATGGTTTGTATTTAACAGTACCTTCAGAAATTATTAATCAAATATATAGTAAAGGAGAGTATTTTTTTGAAGAAACACATGGAAAATATATTTTTGAAAATAATTATACTGGTTATTCATTAAAAAAATTTTTAGAAGAAACAGGATTTAGTTCTAATTATGAAAATATAGATGCTGATACAACTATTAATTATAATGATTATTTTTTAATTAGAAGCAACGAAAATGAAAAACATTCAGTATTAGTTCGTTTTGTAGGAGATAAATTATTAAAAGTAGAAAATATAAATGAAGTTTTTGGAATATATCCTAAGAATCATAAACAGAAATTTTTCATTGATGCATTATTAAATGATACTATTGATGTTGTATTTGGAATTGGTGTTGCAGGTTCTGGTAAGACTTTATTAAGTATTGCAGCAGGATTATATTTAACTCTTGAACAAAAAAAATACAATAAAATAATAGTTACACGTCCTGTTATTCCTTTTGGTCGTGATATAGGTTTTTTACCAGGATCAGCTGAAGAAAAAGTACATCCTTATATGTTACCTATTTTTGATAATATTGATTTTATTTTTAAAGATGAAGAAAAAGTAAACGTAACCTCTAAAGATTATCTAATGCAGTCTGATTTAATATCAATTATGCCATTACCTTTTATTCGTGGTAGAAGCTTCAATAACAGCTTTATAATAGTGGATGAAGCTCAAAATTTAACTCCTTTGGAAGTGAAAACTATTTTAACAAGAGTAGGGGAAAATTCAAAGATAGTTCTTACAGGTGATATTTTTCAAATAGATGTTCCTTATATTGATGAACGTGATAATGGTTTAATAGTAGCAGCAGAATCTTTTAGGGAAAATAATATTAAAAACAGTGCAGTTATATTTTTTGATCACTGTGAAAGAAGTATTGTAGCAGATATAGCAAGTCAAATATTATGA
- a CDS encoding tyrosine-type recombinase/integrase yields the protein MELEPLIKDNLVNDLIRWKKLFIEDLRVRNYSNNTIELYSKEIDYFIEYSRGYVDEMDINDINRPYIQGSLAYREEISIKDSISSNTKQIYIKALKQFFIFITENNREYKDYTTIFRKIKIVTQTKEKEYLTEQEISKLLNYLEVLKSRRESIVTFRNVFLIKLLLYSGLRISEALQLKFTDFEEIAINNTYYYQIKVKGKGQTESYAYVPKELIEDEYLYLSESYSNKHNNIFITRNGSILKRQDAYKIITNIYKKAGINKTGIHLLRHTFAMKLVNAGVDLLHIKELLRHKNVNSTLVYAKSTQQMVDESFKKSILNKD from the coding sequence ATGGAATTAGAGCCATTAATAAAGGATAACTTAGTTAATGACTTAATTAGATGGAAAAAGCTATTTATAGAAGATTTACGAGTGAGAAATTACTCAAATAATACTATTGAATTGTATTCAAAGGAAATTGATTATTTTATTGAGTATAGTAGGGGTTATGTTGATGAAATGGATATTAATGATATTAATAGACCATATATACAAGGTAGTTTGGCTTATAGAGAAGAAATATCAATTAAAGACAGTATAAGTTCTAATACTAAACAAATATACATAAAAGCATTAAAGCAGTTCTTTATTTTTATAACTGAAAATAATAGAGAGTATAAAGACTATACTACTATATTTAGAAAAATTAAAATAGTAACACAAACAAAAGAGAAGGAATACTTAACCGAACAGGAGATTAGTAAGTTATTAAACTATTTAGAGGTATTAAAGAGCAGAAGGGAGAGTATTGTTACATTTCGTAATGTATTTTTAATAAAGTTATTATTATATTCAGGATTACGTATATCAGAGGCTTTACAGCTTAAATTTACAGATTTTGAAGAAATTGCAATTAATAATACATATTACTATCAAATTAAAGTAAAAGGTAAAGGACAAACGGAATCTTACGCATATGTACCAAAAGAGCTCATAGAAGATGAGTATTTATATTTAAGTGAATCTTACAGTAATAAACATAATAATATTTTTATTACTCGTAATGGATCCATTTTAAAACGACAAGATGCTTATAAAATAATTACTAATATTTACAAAAAAGCAGGTATAAACAAAACTGGTATACATCTATTAAGACATACATTTGCTATGAAGTTAGTAAATGCTGGAGTAGATTTGTTACACATAAAAGAGTTGCTAAGACATAAAAATGTAAATAGTACTCTTGTATATGCAAAAAGTACACAACAGATGGTAGATGAAAGTTTTAAAAAGAGTATATTGAATAAAGATTAA
- a CDS encoding CRISPR-associated helicase/endonuclease Cas3 encodes MATKSGLLSHPDKQLEDHISNVIKLVNNFYDNTKLNDNILKNILTIISFAHDVGKATTAFQEYIKGNSELKNKPETTHSLFGACISLYLTDRYLKSINQNNDFLLFLSFVIPRLHHSNLVDVYQITLLDENQIELLTTQLNLLKINQDQFYQFIENTKINNKDLIKFNLNEINFNNIILLIRQINKFIKNIRTTVNGLNKTNILLKSRINSKPINIDYYIIVSLLYSILIDADKSDAGIKADKNILFKRDNLSSEIIDNFINTLKFKKTDIVKLRQQAFQEITTKDIDINNKIYTLTLPTGLGKTLLSFKLALKLSNKIKEEKNVIPKIIYCLPFLSVIEQNYNVIKSVLETNNIKVDNSILIKHHYLTDMTYTYQNDEFEYDTSKLLIEGWNGQIITTTFLQFFYSLIGNKNKMLRKFHKLTNSIVILDEIQSIPQKYWLLLKEVLNKMAEKFNFYVILTTATQPMIFDKKQYIELASNNYFDKLDRYVVNINKDLKTVDEFYYSLNIEKNKTYLFIMNTVNSAKRLYELLKKEYKNDILFLSTHITPKERLKRIQQIKNNDKRIVVSTQLVEAGVDIDFDVVYRDFAPLDSLIQSAGRCNRNGEKTTGIFNILKLYNENHQGRLYGSYIYDTLLLTATEQILDKEFFTEPEFIQLTNKYFQKVNEIKSNSDSLELLKILSELKFTYEKDNNKITSVEDFKLINNNYPRIDVFIQLDDTAVTIWKEYIKISNIKDYLERKRLFNNIKKDFFEYIISVPIKDNMNIPPIENNFYYVPIDNLDDYYDYETGFKTDSNLYIAL; translated from the coding sequence GTGGCTACCAAGTCTGGATTATTGTCTCATCCTGATAAACAACTGGAAGACCATATTAGTAATGTTATTAAGTTAGTTAATAATTTTTATGATAATACAAAACTAAATGATAATATTTTAAAAAATATTCTTACAATAATTTCATTTGCACATGATGTAGGTAAAGCCACTACAGCTTTTCAAGAATATATTAAAGGAAATAGTGAACTAAAAAATAAACCTGAAACTACACATTCGTTATTTGGTGCTTGCATCAGTTTATATTTAACTGATAGATATCTAAAATCAATAAATCAAAATAATGATTTTTTATTATTTTTATCGTTTGTTATACCTAGATTACATCATTCTAATTTGGTAGATGTTTATCAAATAACTTTATTAGATGAAAATCAGATTGAACTATTAACAACACAACTAAACTTATTAAAAATAAATCAAGATCAGTTTTATCAATTTATAGAAAATACTAAAATAAACAATAAAGATTTAATTAAATTCAATTTAAATGAAATTAATTTTAATAATATAATTTTATTAATTAGACAAATTAACAAGTTTATAAAAAATATTAGAACTACAGTAAATGGATTAAACAAAACTAATATTTTATTAAAAAGTAGAATTAATTCAAAACCTATTAATATTGACTATTATATTATTGTTAGTTTATTATATTCAATATTAATTGATGCTGATAAATCAGATGCAGGAATAAAAGCAGATAAAAATATATTATTTAAAAGAGATAATTTATCATCAGAAATAATTGATAATTTTATTAACACTTTAAAATTTAAAAAAACCGATATTGTAAAATTAAGACAACAAGCTTTTCAGGAAATTACAACTAAAGATATAGATATAAACAACAAAATTTACACATTAACACTACCCACTGGTTTAGGTAAAACATTACTTTCATTTAAATTAGCTCTTAAACTGTCTAATAAGATAAAAGAAGAAAAAAATGTTATTCCAAAGATTATATATTGTTTACCCTTTTTATCTGTAATTGAGCAAAACTATAATGTTATTAAATCTGTTTTAGAGACTAATAATATTAAAGTTGATAATTCTATTTTAATAAAACATCATTATCTAACTGATATGACATATACATATCAAAACGACGAATTCGAATATGATACATCTAAATTATTGATTGAAGGTTGGAATGGACAAATAATTACAACAACATTTTTACAGTTTTTTTATTCTCTTATTGGGAATAAAAATAAAATGCTTCGAAAATTTCACAAGCTAACTAATTCTATAGTAATTTTAGATGAAATCCAATCTATTCCTCAAAAATATTGGTTATTATTAAAAGAAGTATTAAACAAAATGGCTGAAAAATTTAATTTTTATGTAATATTAACTACTGCTACTCAACCAATGATTTTTGATAAAAAACAATATATCGAATTAGCAAGTAATAATTATTTTGATAAATTAGATAGGTATGTAGTTAACATAAATAAAGATTTAAAAACTGTAGATGAATTTTATTATAGTTTAAATATTGAAAAAAATAAAACTTACTTATTTATAATGAATACTGTTAATTCTGCTAAAAGATTATATGAGTTATTAAAAAAAGAATATAAAAATGATATATTATTTTTATCTACACATATTACACCAAAAGAAAGATTAAAAAGGATCCAGCAAATAAAAAACAATGATAAAAGAATAGTAGTATCCACACAACTTGTGGAAGCTGGAGTTGATATTGATTTTGATGTAGTTTACAGAGACTTTGCACCTCTGGATAGTTTAATACAGTCAGCTGGAAGATGTAATAGAAATGGTGAGAAAACAACAGGTATATTTAATATTCTAAAGCTTTATAATGAAAATCATCAAGGTAGATTATATGGCTCTTATATTTACGATACACTTTTATTGACAGCAACAGAACAAATATTAGATAAAGAGTTTTTTACAGAGCCAGAATTTATTCAATTAACAAATAAGTATTTTCAAAAAGTTAATGAAATTAAATCTAATAGTGACTCACTGGAATTATTAAAAATATTAAGCGAATTAAAATTTACTTATGAAAAAGATAATAATAAAATTACTTCTGTAGAAGATTTTAAACTTATAAACAATAATTACCCCAGAATTGATGTTTTTATTCAATTAGATGATACAGCTGTAACAATTTGGAAAGAATATATTAAAATAAGTAATATAAAAGATTATTTGGAAAGAAAAAGATTATTTAACAATATAAAAAAAGATTTTTTCGAATACATTATATCAGTACCTATAAAAGACAATATGAATATTCCACCAATTGAAAATAATTTTTACTATGTACCTATAGATAATTTAGATGATTATTATGACTATGAAACAGGATTCAAAACTGATAGTAATTTATATATTGCACTTTAG
- the cas5b gene encoding type I-B CRISPR-associated protein Cas5b, with the protein MKVLVFDIWGDYAHYRKFYTTSSPLTFSCPTPTAVYGMLGAILGTKGYKHLEIFNYSTTKLGIQILKPITKVRMSTNYVLAKEINDLWYLKDRTPIQVEYLKNPSFRLFIHINNNEIFTNLINKIQNKLLYYTVSLGTANLIANYKYIGVFKAEHINHTDTIKTIIPLENIENIKAVSGKKYFKETLPVDMSTDRQVKLYKEILMELNGAALEGEFKECYKLDNGDIISFI; encoded by the coding sequence ATGAAAGTACTAGTATTTGATATATGGGGAGATTATGCACATTATAGGAAGTTTTATACAACTTCCTCTCCCCTTACCTTCTCTTGTCCTACACCGACTGCTGTTTACGGTATGTTAGGTGCTATATTAGGAACAAAAGGATACAAACATTTAGAAATTTTTAACTATAGTACTACTAAATTAGGTATTCAAATTTTAAAACCTATTACAAAAGTAAGAATGAGTACTAATTACGTATTAGCAAAAGAAATAAATGATTTATGGTACTTAAAAGATAGAACTCCTATACAAGTAGAATATCTTAAAAATCCATCTTTTAGGTTATTTATACATATAAATAATAATGAAATATTTACTAATTTAATTAATAAAATACAAAATAAATTGTTATATTATACTGTATCACTAGGAACTGCTAATTTGATAGCAAATTATAAATATATTGGTGTATTTAAAGCTGAACATATAAATCATACAGATACAATAAAAACTATAATACCTCTAGAAAATATAGAAAATATAAAAGCAGTATCAGGTAAAAAATACTTTAAAGAAACATTACCTGTGGATATGTCTACAGACAGACAAGTTAAGTTATATAAAGAAATATTAATGGAATTAAATGGTGCTGCTTTAGAAGGAGAATTTAAAGAGTGTTATAAACTTGACAATGGTGATATAATTTCTTTTATATAA
- the cas7b gene encoding type I-B CRISPR-associated protein Cas7/Csh2 gives MSENIVKNRREYLFLYDVKYANPNGDPNDENRPRIDEETQINIVTDVRLKRTIRDYLLNYENKEIFIREIFNKNGKLQEAKDRAANFGKNPEKILAECIDIRLFGATIPLEKKSNSGKSITFTGPIQFNIGQSLHKVKLMHIKGTGAFASGENKEQKTFREDWVLPYSLIAFHAILNEQAAVDTKLTDEDVEYFKKAMWEGTKNLITRSKTEQLPRLLIEVIFKEGVCTHIGELHKYVKIESELEDEEIRSTEDFVLNVDELIDVLEEYADKIEKVTFKVDRKLKLNKPLASDEVKFEKIEF, from the coding sequence ATGTCAGAAAATATTGTAAAAAACCGCAGAGAATATTTATTCTTGTATGACGTAAAATATGCTAACCCTAATGGTGATCCTAATGACGAAAACAGGCCAAGAATAGACGAAGAAACCCAAATTAACATTGTAACTGATGTAAGACTTAAAAGAACTATTAGAGATTATTTACTAAATTATGAAAACAAAGAAATTTTTATTAGAGAAATTTTTAATAAAAATGGTAAACTACAAGAAGCTAAAGACAGGGCAGCAAATTTTGGAAAAAACCCAGAAAAAATTTTAGCAGAGTGCATTGATATTAGATTATTTGGAGCAACTATACCACTTGAAAAAAAGAGTAACTCTGGAAAATCTATAACATTTACTGGTCCTATTCAATTTAATATAGGACAGTCATTACATAAGGTAAAACTAATGCATATTAAAGGTACTGGTGCTTTTGCATCTGGTGAAAATAAAGAACAAAAAACTTTTAGAGAAGACTGGGTTCTTCCATATTCTTTAATCGCATTTCACGCTATATTAAATGAACAAGCAGCTGTAGATACTAAACTCACAGATGAAGATGTTGAATACTTTAAAAAAGCCATGTGGGAAGGTACTAAAAACTTAATTACACGATCGAAAACTGAACAATTACCAAGACTACTAATAGAAGTAATATTTAAAGAAGGAGTATGCACTCATATTGGTGAACTACATAAATATGTAAAAATTGAATCAGAATTAGAAGATGAAGAGATTAGAAGTACAGAAGATTTTGTTTTAAACGTAGATGAACTTATTGATGTATTAGAAGAATATGCAGATAAAATAGAAAAAGTTACATTTAAAGTTGATAGAAAGCTAAAACTAAATAAGCCTTTAGCATCAGATGAAGTTAAATTTGAAAAAATTGAATTTTAA